From one Coffea eugenioides isolate CCC68of chromosome 11, Ceug_1.0, whole genome shotgun sequence genomic stretch:
- the LOC113751076 gene encoding uncharacterized protein LOC113751076, with protein MTACRSLAGLRMPLSRLESNASSFCFSTRLSLSSSSPLHFFSSCSLNPPAGSGNQSYPGRRRFYLSSCVDGVGAVQLQTSASTVAAAPVRQNVVLEIPQDSSKDTVEQLLSESKSYHDHDVSRLMKMERKLEATQSSRCEGGTDRWFPYLDNFKADNGVCLSSAQVLEALDPYIMVSRKERFRNVVNNRSYSVCLVVEGLADFGNVSAAFRSADALGFQSVHVVSCESSKRYRDNRHVSMGAEKWLDIELWDSTKECFKVLKSRGYRIATTHVGIDTVSVYDMDWTYPTAIVVGNENKGISDEALELSDLRCNIPMNGMVDSFNVSVAAGIVMHQAICNRNSRMGCHGDLTSQESQILLAEFFLRHSKSAISIANEYSKRKLDQPISKL; from the exons ATGACAGCCTGCAGATCCTTAGCCGGGCTCCGCATGCCACTCTCTCGTCTGGAATCCAATGCAAGCAGCTTCTGCTTCTCTACCAGACTCTCTCTTTCATCCTCTTCTCCTCTCCACTTCTTCTCCTCCTGCTCCCTCAACCCACCAG CAGGGTCTGGAAACCAGTCTTACCCGGGCAGGAGACGTTTCTATTTGAGCAGCTGTGTTGATGGAGTAGGAGCTGTTCAGCTTCAAACTTCTGCTTCTACGGTTGCCGCCGCACCTGTTCGACAAAATGTCGTCTTGGAAATTCCCCAGGATTCGTCCAAAGACACCGTCGAACAGTTGCTCTCCGAATCCAAGAGCTACCACGACCACGACGTTTCCAGACTCATGAAAATGGAACGGAAGCTCGAGGCTACCCAAAGCTCCCGCTGCGAAGGCGGGACAGACCGATGGTTCCCCTATTTAGATAACTTCAAGGCCGACAACGGTGTGTGTTTGAGCAGCGCTCAAGTGTTGGAGGCGTTGGATCCGTATATCATGGTGTCCAGGAAAGAGAGGTTTCGAAACGTGGTTAACAATCGGAGTTATTCTGTGTGTTTGGTGGTTGAAGGACTTGCCGATTTTGGTAATGTTTCTGCGGCGTTTAGGTCTGCTGATGCATTAGGCTTTCAGTCCGTTCACGTTGTCTcctgtgaaagttcaaaaag GTACCGAGACAATCGGCACGTCAGCATGGGAGCTGAGAAGTGGTTGGATATTGAACTCTGGGATTCCACCAAGGAGTGCTTTAAAGTTTTGAAATCACGTGGTTATCGTATTGCTACTACGCATGTTGGGATTGATACG GTTTCTGTTTATGATATGGACTGGACTTATCCAACAGCAATAGTTGTTGGTAATGAGAATAA GGGTATAAGCGATGAGGCTCTTGAACTGTCGGATTTGCGTTGCAATATTCCAATGAATGGCATGGTTGATTCTTTCAAtgtttcagttgctgctggcaTAGTTATGCACCAAGCCATCTGTAACAGGAATTCTAGGATG GGTTGTCATGGAGATCTGACATCGCAAGAGAGTCAAATTCTGCTTGCGGAGTTCTTTTTGCGCCACAGTAAGAGTGCAATTAGTATTGCAAATGAATATTCTAAGCGGAAGCTGGACCAGCCTATATCAAAGCTCTGA